A single Ktedonobacteraceae bacterium DNA region contains:
- a CDS encoding amino acid permease: MAQSDLSQQQQERDEALLEKFGYRQELRRTLGFLSNFAVAFSYISVSTGTFSLFYLGILAGGPAFFWTWPIVAIGQFIVALNFAELSSHFPIAGSIYQWSKRLSGHSLGWFTGWIYFFAGVLTITAVAYTVPIPLLAIFPNMPASVLGMPIAVFIALVSIIVGTIINVAGVRLVAFINNIGVAAEIIGMFLFALVLLIFFHHQSLGFLFTGPVSPIQTPDNPWTPGFGTSYFGAFAAALFMSLFVIYGFDTAGTLGEETKDPQRNAPRGVLWAIGLSMIAGVLFLGGTILSIQNPAKIEAIAAGANYTNTLPAIIQDALGTAWGNVYLAVVLVAVCVCTLAIQSATIRLMFSMGRDERLPFGKVWGTVSPGLRTPLWAGIAVAVLSALPFLYSQAIGVLVTGATGMIYLSYFMNNIASLRARFKGWPRVRTPFSLGGWGIPINILALIYGGLMLINFLWFGGLRNTYTNPTMGAAFTSWANIPVLGGTPIFEFSLVVLFVVGGIYWYGFKRRQVIASGAQGAEALAD; the protein is encoded by the coding sequence ATGGCCCAAAGCGACCTATCTCAACAGCAGCAGGAGCGAGATGAGGCATTACTGGAAAAGTTTGGCTACCGGCAGGAACTGCGGCGCACGCTTGGTTTCCTCTCCAACTTCGCGGTTGCCTTTTCCTACATCTCCGTCTCCACCGGCACCTTCTCTCTCTTTTATCTCGGCATCCTGGCAGGAGGCCCGGCATTCTTCTGGACATGGCCCATTGTGGCCATCGGACAGTTCATCGTAGCGCTGAACTTCGCCGAACTGTCCTCGCATTTCCCCATCGCAGGCTCGATCTATCAATGGAGCAAGCGACTCTCCGGTCATAGCCTGGGCTGGTTCACCGGCTGGATTTATTTCTTTGCCGGCGTTCTCACCATCACGGCGGTTGCCTATACCGTGCCTATTCCTTTGCTGGCCATCTTCCCCAATATGCCTGCAAGTGTCCTGGGCATGCCCATCGCCGTCTTCATTGCGCTGGTCTCAATAATCGTCGGCACGATTATTAATGTCGCGGGCGTCAGGCTGGTAGCTTTCATCAATAATATCGGCGTAGCGGCGGAGATCATCGGCATGTTCCTGTTCGCGCTCGTGCTGCTGATCTTCTTCCATCACCAGTCACTCGGTTTCCTCTTCACGGGACCCGTCTCACCCATCCAGACCCCTGATAATCCGTGGACGCCTGGCTTCGGCACCAGCTACTTCGGCGCTTTCGCCGCGGCGCTGTTCATGTCCCTGTTCGTCATCTACGGCTTCGATACGGCGGGAACCCTGGGCGAAGAAACGAAAGACCCGCAGAGGAATGCGCCGCGCGGCGTGCTATGGGCGATTGGGCTTTCGATGATCGCCGGTGTCCTCTTCCTGGGCGGTACCATCCTTTCCATTCAAAATCCCGCCAAAATTGAGGCCATCGCCGCCGGAGCAAACTACACAAACACGCTGCCCGCGATTATTCAGGATGCGCTGGGTACCGCGTGGGGCAATGTCTACCTGGCGGTGGTCTTGGTAGCCGTGTGCGTCTGCACGCTGGCTATCCAATCCGCTACCATTCGCCTGATGTTCTCGATGGGCCGCGATGAGCGCCTGCCATTCGGCAAAGTCTGGGGAACAGTCAGCCCTGGGCTGCGCACTCCCCTGTGGGCGGGCATTGCTGTTGCGGTGCTCTCGGCTCTCCCATTCCTGTATAGCCAGGCCATCGGCGTTCTGGTCACCGGCGCGACAGGCATGATTTACCTCTCGTACTTCATGAACAATATCGCCTCTCTCCGCGCTCGCTTTAAAGGCTGGCCGCGCGTTCGCACGCCCTTTAGCCTGGGTGGATGGGGCATCCCGATCAATATACTGGCGCTAATCTACGGCGGTTTGATGCTCATCAACTTCCTGTGGTTCGGTGGGCTACGTAATACGTACACCAATCCGACGATGGGAGCGGCTTTCACTTCCTGGGCCAATATTCCTGTACTGGGTGGCACTCCCATCTTTGAGTTCTCGCTGGTTGTCCTCTTCGTCGTCGGCGGCATCTACTGGTACGGCTTCAAACGCCGCCAGGTCATCGCCAGTGGCGCTCAAGGAGCCGAGGCGCTGGCCGATTGA